The following are encoded together in the Vigna angularis cultivar LongXiaoDou No.4 chromosome 9, ASM1680809v1, whole genome shotgun sequence genome:
- the LOC108346549 gene encoding MDIS1-interacting receptor like kinase 2, whose protein sequence is MENSYSSLPLLDLVSVIFFYALFLQGVIADIIAASNSSSTNEEQKAFYQSGWGAQNISEYCKWNGIVCNEAQSVIQISTKNNFYIPSTQAHIQHFNVAAFPDLISLELSGSGLKGNIPSEISSLKKLVHLDLSSNCLQGIHVFCPLHNEFGNEQRRKNGDMLSIWNYDGKIAFEDIIKATEDFDIKYCIGTGAYGSVYKAQLPSGRIVALKKLHKAESENPSSYKSFCNETKILTEIRHRNIIKLYGFCLHNKCMFLVYEYMERGSLFCNLSYDVEAQELNWSKRINVVKGIAYGLAHMHHDCTPPIVHRDISSNNILLNSELQAFISDFGTARLLDLHSSNQTLPAGTYGYVAPELAYTLSVTTKCDVYSFGVVVLEAMMGRHPAELISCLSEPSIQKKKLKDILDSRIPLPYFRKDMQDIVLVVTLALACLSPHPKSRPSMQEIANELLASKPPLLWHFDSISIHQLMKQKVYIIGRS, encoded by the exons ATGGAAAACTCATATAGCAGTTTACCATTACTGGATCTTGTATCTGTTATCTTCTTTTATGCATTGTTCCTACAAGGTGTCATTGCTGACATTATAGCAGCTTCCAATTCCTCATCCACTAATGAGGAACAAAAAGCTTTTTATCAGAGTGGATGGGGAGCTCAAAATATCTCAGAATACTGTAAATGGAATGGTATTGTGTGCAATGAAGCTCAAAGTGTTATACAGATTTCAACtaagaacaatttttatattcCTTCAACACAAGCTCATATTCAGCATTTCAATGTGGCTGCATTCCCTGATTTAATCAGTCTAGAGCTTAGTGGATCAGGACTCAAAGGAAATATTCCTTCAGAAATTAGCTCTCTTAAAAAGCTTGTCCATCTTGATCTGTCTTCTAATTGTCTTCAAG GAATTCATGTTTTCTGTCCCCTCCATAATGAGTTTGGAAAtgagcaaagaagaaagaatGGAGACATGCTTTCAATTTGGAACTATGATGGTAAGATTGCATTTGAAGACATAATTAAGGCCACAGAAGACTTTGATATAAAGTATTGCATAGGAACGGGTGCTTATGGGAGTGTGTACAAAGCACAACTTCCCAGTGGCAGAATTGTTGCACTGAAAAAACTTCACAAAGCAGAATCTGAAAATCCATCCTCTTACAAGAGCTTTTGCAATGAGACCAAAATCTTGACAGAAATTCGCCATCGTAACATCATCAAGCTTTATGGTTTTTGTTTGCATAACAAGTGTATGTTTTTAGTGTATGAGTATATGGAAAGAGGAAGCTTATTTTGCAACTTGTCTTATGATGTTGAAGCTCAAGAGCTGAATTGGAGCAAGAGGATAAATGTTGTAAAAGGAATAGCCTATGGCTTGGCTCACATGCACCATGATTGTACCCCACCCATTGTTCATAGAGACATAAGCAGTAACAACATTTTGTTAAACTCAGAGTTGCAGGCTTTCATCTCAGACTTTGGCACTGCAAGACTTCTTGATTTGCATTCATCAAATCAGACTCTTCCTGCTGGTACTTATGGATATGTTGCTCCAG AATTGGCTTACACCTTGAGTGTGACCACCAAATGTGATGTTTATAGCTTTGGAGTGGTGGTATTGGAAGCAATGATGGGTAGACATCCAGCTGAATTGATTTCTTGTTTATCAGAACCATCCATTCAGAAGAAGAAGCTGAAAGATATATTGGACTCACGTATTCCACTACCATATTTTAGAAAAGATATGCAAGATATTGTGCTTGTTGTAACATTGGCATTAGCATGTTTGAGTCCCCACCCAAAATCCAGACCATCAATGCAGGAAATAGCTAATGAGCTTTTAGCTTCCAAGCCACCATTGCTTTGGCATTTTGATAGCATTTCCATCCACCAACTCATGAAgcaaaaagtatatataattgGTAGAAGTTAG